GCCTCCTTACGGTTTGACAACAAGAGATGATAGAGGGTTTCTTTCAGTTCCTTATGATTGGCTTTCTCTCGGTGTTCATAGAGATAGGCGACACCATAATGGACTGCAGTCTCAAAAACAGCAACTTCCTCGTCATCAAGGTCATCCTGCTCTTTTCGCAAGATATCCAAGCAGAGCTGCTTACTGGTAGACAATAAAGAGGACAAGAGAATGTCCTCTTCATCATGTTCTACCTTGAGATAGAGCTTGATGTCCTCTAGCCTCATCCACCTGACCTCGATCCAGCTTTGACAGTCAAGGTTTTAACGGCTTCAGGAAGCACCAATTTACCATCTACTCGTTGACTGGCCAAGAAACCAACCTGACCATTGGCCGCATAGAGTTCATTGAGCCGCTTAAAGGTGCGTCCCTGACGGTCCGCAATCCAGTAATAGCTAAAATCTCCAAAGGCAATGGCCTTATTTCCTGCTTCAGGAAGGGGCGCAAAGGTTGATGTGAAATACGGCCGGTTCAGAATCATGTCAGGTTGGCCAACTTGGGTTGATGGCTGCCAGATGTAGTTCCCGTTGTTGTCCTTGAGTTTGCGAATGGCTTTGACCGTCGTGTCATGGAGAATCCAGACAGCATTCTTACGGTAAGGAGCAGGCAGGGCATGGTAGAGTTCAATCATGTCGTCAAAAGTGATGTCCTTGGTGGCTGTGGTAGGGCCAGTCACTTCAGCTGTGGTGAAGATACCTGTTGGTTTCTTGGAGCCATCCCCAATCAAAAAGGCCTTCTCTTCTTCCGTACCAATACGACGAGCAAACTCTGCCGTCATATAGGACTCCAAATCAAAGACCGAATCATTTATCAATTCTTCAGAAATGCGGATGGCTGTACCAACTTTGAAGGAATCAAGGGTCACTTGACCAAAGACCTCATCGCTTTCAGGGTACAGACCGTTCTCATCCAACCAAGAAGCCGTCCCGTGTCCAGTGACAACAGGGATTTTTCGTTCGCCGCTAGAGGTCTTAATCACTGTGGCCAATTGGCGGACGAAGTTCTCCTCCTGAAGCCCCTGGATTAGTTTCTTCTCATACTCATCTGGTACGAGATGGCCACCTTCTGAATCTTCGCCAACACGCAGCACATCTTTGACATCAAAGAAATGGCGTTTGCGGATGCTGGACCAGAAGGTTTTGGTATAGGCTTTTGATGCAATACCATCAGCCTCTTCTTCCTCATCCTGTTCAGGGATTTTGGAAGAAGGCTGACTGGTTAGAGCCTGAGCAGCTGGTTGAGACAATTCCTTGTCCAGTTTTTCTTGACGCTCCAAGCGTTCAATCTCTTTGCCAAGGTTGACCACTTTTTCTTCCAACTTGTCATAGGCCTCTGCATCTGCGGCAGATACCTGACCATCGGTTTTACGAGCATTTTCTAGGAAAGCCTTGGCAGCTTCCCAAGCAATGTTACGTT
The sequence above is drawn from the Streptococcus pluranimalium genome and encodes:
- a CDS encoding head-tail connector protein, with translation MRLEDIKLYLKVEHDEEDILLSSLLSTSKQLCLDILRKEQDDLDDEEVAVFETAVHYGVAYLYEHREKANHKELKETLYHLLLSNRKEAF
- a CDS encoding phage major capsid protein, with protein sequence MSKILELKEKRNIAWEAAKAFLENARKTDGQVSAADAEAYDKLEEKVVNLGKEIERLERQEKLDKELSQPAAQALTSQPSSKIPEQDEEEEADGIASKAYTKTFWSSIRKRHFFDVKDVLRVGEDSEGGHLVPDEYEKKLIQGLQEENFVRQLATVIKTSSGERKIPVVTGHGTASWLDENGLYPESDEVFGQVTLDSFKVGTAIRISEELINDSVFDLESYMTAEFARRIGTEEEKAFLIGDGSKKPTGIFTTAEVTGPTTATKDITFDDMIELYHALPAPYRKNAVWILHDTTVKAIRKLKDNNGNYIWQPSTQVGQPDMILNRPYFTSTFAPLPEAGNKAIAFGDFSYYWIADRQGRTFKRLNELYAANGQVGFLASQRVDGKLVLPEAVKTLTVKAGSRSGG